The Phaeobacter sp. A36a-5a genomic interval GCTATTCGCAGATTGCCCCTTACGTGCTGTTGCTGGCGGTGCTGGTCTTCCGTCCGCATGGTCTGTTCAGCCAAGTGCGCACAAAGAAGGTATAAGGCGATGCGGATTCAGTTCAAAACCAGCTACGACCACGACATCCGCCTGTTTCCTGACCGTCATAGCCTGCTGGTTTATGGTGCGTTGATTGTGCTGGCGCTGGCTTTGCCACTGCTGATCAACGAATTCTACATCGGCGAGGTCACCAATGTTCTGATCTGGGCGATTGCCGGGCTGGGGCTGATGCTGCTGACCGGCCAGACGGGACAGGCCAGCCTTGGCCATGCTGCGTTTCTGGCGATTGGCTGCTATGCCAATACCATCCTGATTGAACAGGGGGTGCCCTTTGTTCTGGCGTTCCCGCTGGCAGGGGTCCTGACCGGGGTTGTTGGGGCCATCATCGCCATTCCGGCCCTGCGATTGCACGGGATCTATCTGGCGATTGCTACCATTGCCCTGTCGATACTGGCCGATGACATCATCGTTCTGCTTGAACCCTGGACCGGTGGTGTGTCGGGCAAATTTCCTGACGTGATCCGTTTATTTGGGATCGAGATTGAACGCTGGACCATGCCGGTGCGCTTTTACTATCTGGTTCTTGGTGTCACGGTGATTTCAACGCTGTTTTACCGCAATCTATTACGGTCACCGCTTGGCCGGGCCTTTGCAGCGGTGCGCGACAGTGAAGTCAGCGCCACCGCGATGGGCGTACATATCGCCCGGACCAAGGCAACCGCCTTTGGGCTAAGCTGCATGATCACCGGTTGGGCCGGGGCGCTGATGGGCTATTACGCCGGTGCCTTTAACAATGAGACCTTCTCTCTGGTGATCTCGATTACGCTGCTGATGATGATCGTGATTGGCGGGCTGGGATCAATACATGGCGCGTTTTTTGGCGCGGTGGTGGTCGCCTTTCTGCCGCAGGGGCTGTCGATCCTGAAAGACAGCGTGCTGGGCAGCGGGGTTGCCATTCCGGGTCTGGAAACCGGCGTCTTTGGCATGATCCTGATCCTGTTCATTCTGTTTGAGCCGATGGGCCTCTATGGACGCTGGCTGAAGATTCGCATCTGGTTTGAGCTGTTCCCCTTCGCACGCAAGGATATGTTCCGGCGTCAGAAATCCTATCTCAAGACGGAGCGCCTCAGATGAGCCTGTTGGAGATTGAACATGCCACGTTGAAATTCGGTGGCGTTGTGGCGGTGAATGATCTCAGCTTCTCGGTTGAGGAAGGTGAGGTCTATGCCATCGTCGGGCCAAATGGGGCGGGGAAGTCCACCGTATTCAACCTGATTTCCAGGTTCTACCAACCACATTCCGGCCAGTTCCGCTTTGATGGGCGTGACCTGTTGCAGTGCAACGCGGATGCGGTGGCGGATCTGGGCATTGCGCGGACGTTTCAGAATATCGAGTTGTTCGATCATGCGACGGTGCTGCAGAACCTGCTGGTCGGTCGGCATCGTCATCGGCGCACTACCCTGATTGAAGAGCTGTTTTTTGCGCCACGTGTCCGGCGCGAGGAACGGTTGCACCGGGCTGCTGTTGAGGAGGTCATCGATTTCCTGGATCTGCAAGCCTACCGCAACAAGATGATTGCCGGGTTGCCCTATGGCATCCGCAAGGTTGTCGAGCTTGGCCGTGCATTGGCCTCGGGGCCGCGGCTTTTGTTGTTGGATGAACCCGCCTCCGGCCTGTCGGTGGAGGAAACCCAGGATATGCGCTGGTGGATCGACGATATCCGCAAACAGATGGGGATCACTGTCCTGATGGTGGAACACGACATGGGTCTGGTGTCCAGCGTGTCGGACCGGGTTCTGGCCCTCGCCGATGGCGCGAAACTGGCCGAAGGCACCCCGGCTGAAGTGCAGGCCGACCCGGCTGTTATCGAAGCCTATCTGGGCGCGGGGGCGGTGTGATGGGCGCGGCCTTGCTGGACATTCGCAATCTTGAGAGTTTCTACGGGCCGATCATGGCCATTCGCGGTGTTTCGCTATCGGTTCAGGCCGGGCAGATCGTCACGGTTCTGGGCGCCAATGGCGCTGGAAAATCTACCCTGCTGAAGACGATTTCGGGTATCATGGATCCTGAGAAGGGCACGGTCAGCTTCGACGGCGAAGAAATCCAAGGTGAGGAACCGCATCGGATCGTCCGCCGGGGCATCGTACATGTGCCCGAGGGGCGCGAGGTCTTTCCGTTGCTCAGCGTTGACGAAAACCTGACCCTCGGGGCCTATACCCGCCGTGATCAGGCCGAGATCGAGCGCGACCGCCAGATGGTGTTTGACTATTTCCCCATCCTGGCTGAGCGGCGCCATCAGGAGGCTGGCACACTGTCAGGCGGTCAGCAGCAGATGCTGGCGATCGGGCGTGGGTTGATGCTCCGTCCGCGCATCATGCTTCTGGATGAACCAAGCCTTGGCCTGTCGCCACTGCTGGTACAGGAAATCTTTGGCATCCTGAAGCGGCTGAACCGCGATGAGGGGGTGACCATGATGCTGGTGGAACAGAACGCGCGGATCGCGCTGGAGTTGGCGCATGTCGGCTATGTCATGGAAATCGGGCGTATCGTCATGGATGGCAGCGCCGACCGGCTGATGGACAGCGAGGATATCAAAGCGTTTTACCTCGGCCATCAGGAGGCCGGGCAGCGCAGCGAGAAACGCTGGAAGCGCAAGAAGACATGGCGCTGATCGGCGCGACTGAGATCAACTAGGGACCTGAATGGATGCGAGGACAGCGGTGACACAGACAGCGTCGGCGGCAGACATAACAACACAGGCGGGCGGCGATGCGGCCCCGCTTCCTCAGGTTGAACTGAACGGCGCCAGCTACAATGCCACGCCGGGGCAGCGGCCCGTCATGGTCGATGGCTGCGATACCGTGGCAAAATTGTTTTCGCTGCGCTGTCATCAACTGGGCAAACGGACGGCTCATCGCGAAAAAGATATGGGCATCTGGAAGGCCTATTCCTGGCAGGACTACTGGGACCATGCGGAAAAGATCGGCCTGGGCCTGATGGCGCTGGGGCTTGAGCGAGGTGAAGTTGTTTCGATCCTGAGCGAAGACCGCAAGGAATGGCTCTATCTCGATATGGGCATCCAGGGCGCCGGGGCCATTGCGTCTGGCGTCTATACGACAGATTCCGCCCAGCAGCTGGCCTATTTGATCAATGACAGCGGCAGCCGGTTTCTGGTGGTAGAAAACGACGAGCAGCTGGACAAGTTCCTGGAGATCGAAGCCGAGGTCCCGCATCTGCGCTGGGTTATCATTCTGGAGCGCGACGGGCTGCATGATCTGGAGCATGACAGATGCCTGTTTCTCGATCAGCTTTATGATCAGGGCGCGGCCTTCAAGATGGCAAATCCAACCGCTTTCGAGGACGCGGTGGCCCGGTCGCGGCCAGATGAAACCGCGCTGCTCATCTATACGTCGGGTACCACTGGCCTGCCCAAGGGCGCCATGTTGAGTCACGAAAACATCCTCGCGACGATGGAGTCAGGCGCGCGTGCACTGGAATGCTACGCCACGGATGAGCAGCTCTGTTTCCTGCCGCTCTGCCATATCCTTGAGCGCAACGTCTCCGTCTACCTGCCAATGGCGGCCGGCAGTACGGTCAATTTCGCCGAAAGCCCGGAAACCGTTTTCGACAATATGCAGGAAGTGTCGCCGGCCACCTTCTTTGCGGTGCCGCGTGTCTGGGAAAAAGTCTATTCCCGCGTTCTGGTCCTGGCGCAGGAGGCGACCTGGCTGGGGCGCTGGGCCTTTGGTCGGGCGGTCGCTGCGGGGGCTGCGCGGGCCGAGTATGTGCTGGCCGCAAAACCCGTCCCTGCGGGTATCGCCCTGCGCTATCGGATCTGGGACATGCTGGTTCTGCGTAATCTGCGCCGAATGCTAGGGCTGGACCGGCTGCGCCGGGGCGGCACCGGGGCGGCACCGATTTCGCCTGAATTGCTGCGTTGGTATTGGTCGATTGGCGTGCCGCTGATCGAGGGCTACGGGATGACCGAAAACGCAGGACTTACCGCGGCAAACCGGGTGTTGTCGCATCGGCCGGGCACTGTTGGCCAGGCCGTGCCGGGCGTTGATATTCGTATCGCGGTGGATGGGGAAATTCAGCTCTGGGGGCTCAACAATTTCCAGGGATATTGGCGCAAGCCTGAAAAAACGGCTGAGACCTATACCGAGGACGGCTGGCTGCGCACTGGCGATGTCGGGCGGCTGGACGAAGATGGGTTCCTGACCATCACCGGGCGGATCAAGGACATCATTATCACCGCTGGCGGCAAGAATATCACACCGGCTGAAATCGAAAGCCGGTTAAAGTTCAGCCACTATATTTCCGACGCAGTGGTGATCGGTGACCGGCGCAAATTCCTGACCTGCCTGATCATGATTGATCAGGAAAACGTCGAGAAATTTGCGCAGGATCGGAAAATCCCGTTTAGTGATTTTGCCTCGCTCTGTGCTGCGGAACCGGTGGTTGATCTGATCCGGGGTGAGGTCGATGCGGTCAACCGTGATTTCGCGCGTGTCGAGCAGATCAAGGATTTCCGTCTGATCAACGTTCTGCTCACGGCCGAGGATGACGAGCTGACCGCGACCATGAAGTTGAAACGTGGGCTGGTGGAGAAAAAGCACAAGAACCTGATCGACCAGATGTACTGACAAACAGGCGCATCCGCGCCGGGGGACACAAGGGAGTAAGCGCAGATGAAGAGATGGACAGCGGGCTTTATCGGGGCCGCACTGGCGGCGGGGCTTGCGCCTCAGGCGATGGCGCAGACCCAAGGAGTGAGCGACAGTGAAATTGTGCTCGGCTCGGTCAATGACCTGAGTGGAATATTTGCCGCTGTTGGTGTGCCGGCCGTAAACGGCGCCAATTTGCGGTTTGACGAGGCCAATGCCAATGGCGGCATTCACGGCCGCCAAATTCGTTTCGTGGTCGAAGACAATGGCTATCAGATTCCGCGGGCCATGCAGGGCTACAATAAGCTTCTGAATCGCGATCAGGTCTTTGCAATGCTCCTGTCGTTGGGAACGCCCATGAATATCGCAGGGTTCAAATTGCTGGATCCGAAAGGCATTCCCAATATCAGCCCGCTGACAGCTGCGCGTCAGATGTTGCAGGAGCCGATCGACAATAAGTTCATCGGGTTTTCCAGCTATTACGATCAGGTCCGCGCCGGTGTGACCTATCTGGCGGAAGAATTCGATGCGAAAGAAGTCTGCTCGATGTATATCCCGTCGGATTTCGGCAAGGAGATCAAGGAGGGCAGCCAGGATGTTGCTGCCGAACTAGGGCTGAGTTTCGCTGCCGAGACGACCCATAAGCCGGATGAGCTGGACTTTGTCGGTTCGCTGACGAAGCTGAAGTCCGAAGGATGCGATATCATCACCATGGCTCTTGGCGTGCGGCAGGGGATTACCGTGGTTGGCACCGCCAAGAAGCTGGGCTGGACCGAGGCGAAATTCCTCAACACCTCCGCCGGTTTTCTTGAGGTGGTGGCGGCGGTGCCCGGCGGCGTAACGGAGGGGCTCTATGCTGCGGCTGGCTGGGCTGACCTGATCGCGCGGGCTGAGGACGACGTTCCGGCGAAGTTTATGGCGGATTACGAAGCAAAGTTCGGCCAGCCCGCCGGTGGCTTTGCCATGCTCGGGTATAGTGCAGCCAATACCGTGGTGAATGCGCTGGAGGCCGCAGGCCCCGATCTGGCTCATGAAAGCTTTATCAAGGGGATGGAAAGCCTCGATTTCTTTGATGCCTTGACCGATACCCAGATCACCTATGGGCCGGATGACCATAGGGGCGCCGATGTCATTGTCATCTCGGTGGTAGAGAATGGCGTCTGGAAAGAGCTGAGCCGGAAATAGGCGACCGCCTCGAAAACAAAAAGGAAAAGCCGACAGGTTTCTATCTGTCGGTTTTTGCTATTCTTGGGTCAGGCCCTCTATCCGGCGTATTGGGCTTCATTTTATGCACATATTTGAATATTATTACTCTTGCGGAAGAGGGAGTTGAACCATGGCAGTAACAAGACGGCATTTTGTGCAGGGGTTGGGGGCCGGGCTCGCGCTGGTGCCCTTCGGGCGTGTTTGGGCGGAAACCAGAGTGTCGCTCGGCGCAGCGGAGCTGCTCAGCCTTTCAGATGGTCGAATGCAGTTGCCACCCTCTTTTCTGTATGGGGATCTGGAGCCATCTGCGCTTGCGCGTGTCCTTGCGGAGCATGGGATTTCTCCTGATGAGCCGCTCACACCGGAGGTGAATGTCACGCTGTTGCGCGACAAGGATCACATCATTCTGTTTGATACCGGTGCGGGGCCCGCCTTTCAGGATGGGACTGGACAGCTGCCCGATGCGCTAGCTGCCGTGGGGATCAGCCCGGAGGATGTCACGCATGTGGTGTTCACGCATTGCCATCCTGACCATCTCTGGGGCGTTCTGGATGATTTCGACGAACCGCTCTTTAGCAACGCTCAACATATGATGGGGCGCAAGGAATGGGACTACTGGTTTGATCCTGCAACCGTGGGGTCAATCGGAGCGGCGCGTGAGTCCATGGCGGTTGGCGCACGCCGACGTCTGGAGATCCTTGCCGATGGTATCACCCTGTTCGATGATGGCGCCGAGATCCTGCCGGGTGTTGCTGCACACGCGACCTTTGGCCATTCACCCGGCCATATGTCGTTTGAAATTTCAGGTGGGACGGATAACGTGATGGTGCTGGGTGATGCGATCACCAATGCACATGTCAGCTTCTCCGAGCCGGGCTGGGAAATCGCATCCGATCAACTCCCGGTCGCCGCGGCCAGGGTGCGGCAAAAGCTGTTGCAGCGGCTGTCATCTGAGCAGCTGATGGTTGTAGGGTATCACCTACCGAATGGTGGCGTGGGTCGTGTCGATACTGTTAGCAGCGGGTATCGGTTTATATCTGAAAATTAAACAAAACAATCATAGAGTGCATTATTTCGCATCCGTATCCGGCCTCCCGATCAATGACTGTTAGAGAACGGCGTCGGATGTGACGGCTATTCCGCCTGCGCGGCTCGGCTGTCCTGACACCGGATGTGCAGTTTCTCCATCTGGAGGAGGCAATATATTGCGGCTGTCGTCTCCTTCAGCCGTGGTCAATAGCTGGATGCCGATCAGTAGTTTGGATGCTGGAGGGAATACTCCACAAGTGTGCGTTATCCAAACATACTGAAATCCTTTAGGTTGTATTATTTGTGGTGACTTTTATTGATTCTTGTGAGATGGTTAATGGGTGGGTAATCAATTCGGTCGGAGTTGGGGTTATAGGTTCCGGTTGTATTGCTAGAGGTAATGGGTTTGGGATATGGAAAATAAACTTAGAATTCGCCATTTTGGCGCGTTTGGAGTTTTTCTGCCCGACGGAGACAGTCTTCTCCTCGGCTCAAAGCACCAGGCACTGTTGGCACTTTTGTCTACTGCAGAAGGCGGTGTGCGAACACGAGCGTTTTTGGAGCGTACCCTGTGGAGTCTGGCCCAGCCAGAGCAGGCGAAGGCCAGTTTGCGAACCGCGCTCTCGACTCTCCGTCGGCATCTTGGAAGCGAATGTGCGTCCTTTCTGTCCGCCAATCGAGAGCGCGTGGTCCTGGATCTGTCGAAAATCGAAGTAGATGCAGACCCTGCCAAGGGCGATTTCATGGAAGGCTTTGAGCTGCCGCATGAAACGACATTTGCGGTCTGGTTGGAACAGCAGCGCAATGAGCTGACGCGCGCCGATGCCCGCAATCGGGCCGCCACGGGCATGCTGCGTGACTACAGCCGCGCCGTATTGGATAGCCTGTTGCCGCCGATCGCCGTTCTGCCGTTTGTGCATCGCGCGCCGGGGGATGCAAAATCTCCGCTTGGGGCATTGCTCTCGGAGGAGTTGGTGCGCCACCTGTCGCGCAGCCATGCCTTTTGCGTCACGTCATATCTGGCGTCGCGGCAGTTCGATCCGCATCAGATCCGCCCTAGCGAAGTCTATTCGATGGCGGGTGCCAGCTATCTTGTATCGGGGACCGTCAATGTTACGGGCCAGACCTACCGTTTGCAGGTTGACCTGCATGACGCCGAGCGGGAGCGGGTCATCTGGTCGCGAGACTTCACCGAAACCCTCGCGATGCTGACCAATGGGTGCAGCATGGCTTTGCGAGATGTTACCGCGCAGATCGGCTGGACCGTGGTCGGTGAAGCGGTGCGTTTGGTTGGCTTCAGGCCACTGTCCAAACACGATAGCCATACCTTGCTGATGGCGGCGATCGCGCTGATGCAGGACATGCAGATGCCGCAGTTCAACCAGGCGCAGGAAATCCTCGCAGTCCTGCTGGAACGTGAAGTGCAGCACCCGGTTGCCCTGACGTGGATGGCGATGTGGCATGTGATGCGCGTGCAGAAAGGTTTCTCCACGGATCGTCAGCTTGACGCGCATCTCGCCAACCAGCTGGTGGCAGCGGCGCTCGCCCAGGATCCGACGTTCTCTCTGGCACTGACGGTACGGGGGCTGATAGCCAGCCACCTGATGTTCCGGTTCGATCTGGCGCAGGATTCCTATGACCTCGCACTGAAGGACAATCCGAACGAAGCATTGGCATTGCTGCTGAAGGGCACAACCCTTGCCTATCAGAACCAGCCGGAGGATGCGGTAAGGCTGACGGATGCCGCACGGCGGCTCTCTCCGCTGGGACCGCAGCGCTATTACTTCGATTCATATTCGGCGACGGCCAATCTGGGCGCGCAGAATTACGAGCGTGCAGTCAACCTGGCAGACCGGTCCTTGCAGGCCAACCCGACCTTCCCGGCAACGTTACGGACCAAAGCCATCGCCCTGCAGGCATTGGGGCAATCGGACAAGGCGCGGGATGTCGTGAAATCGCTGCTCACCGTGCAGCCGGGGTTCAACATTGCACGTTACGAAAAAGATCACGCGGCATCCAATGCCCCCTTCGGCAAGGATTGGAGCAAGGCGCTGCGGTCCGCGGGTGTGCCTGCCTGAGCGGTAAAAATCCATCGGGCGGACCATCGACCCGGTGAGAGCGGTGGAGACGCGGGGGCTTGCAGGCCTGCCGTGTCTTCGCTCATCTACGGGGGCAGCAGAGGGTGTGCATCGCGCTCGCCAGTACGAAGAGGTCCCTATCATGAAGGCAGTCACCTATCGCGCGTTTGGAGCGGCAGAAACCGTCCTGCAGCTGGAAGACCTGCCCGATATCGTACCGGGGCCAGGTGAGCTGCGTGTGGAACTGACCTATTCCGGCGTAAACCCCTCTGACGTGAAGGCGAGGGCTGGCGCCCGCGCCGGAGTGACTGAGCTGCCCTATCCGGTGATCATTCCCCATAGTGACGGGTCGGGCGTGATTGCGGAGGTCGGCGAGGGTGTCGATCCGGCGCGTATCGGGGAGGCGGTCTGGATCTGGAACGGTCAGTGGCAGCGGCCGTTCGGGACCGCCGCCACCTCCATAACGCTGCCGGCTGAGCAGGCTGTTCCGCTGCCGGAAGGGCTTGACCTGAAACAGGGCGCGGCTCTGGGGATCCCGGCGCTAACGGCTGCTCATGCGGTGTTCTCGGGTGGGGATGTCACCGATCGGACGGTGCTCGTTCAGGGCGGTGCCGGCACCGTTGGTCTATTGGCCGTGCAGCTGGCCAGATGGGGCGGGGCGCGGGTGATCGCGACCTGCGCATCTCACGCGGCGGACCGGGTCCGGCAGGCCGGAGCTGACGCCACCCTGGCCTATGCCGACGGGGACCTGACAGAGCAGATCCTGGCGGCAAATGATGGTCGCCACGTCGACCATATCGTCGAAGTTGAGTTTGGTGCGAACTGTGCCGTCGACACCGAGGTCATTGCACCAAATGGTCGGGTAACGGCCTATGGGTCGGCGCAGCAGATGACACCGCAGCTGCCGTTCTACCCGTTGATGTTCAAATCGGTGACGCTGGAGATGATGCTGGTCTATCTGCTGCCGCCCGTGGCCCGTCGTGCAGCGATCAAACGTATCGAACATGCCGCAGCCGCTGGGGCGTTGCATCTGCCCATCGCTGAGGTTTTCGATCTGGTCGACACCGCCAAGGCGCATCAAGCCGTCGAACTTGGGCATCGCGCCGGCTCCATCCTTGTAAGGACCGGAAGAGATTGAGAAACCCAGCATCAGAGCTGAGTGTTTCCGGGTCAGAACAGACCAGCCAAAGGGAAGCATGAAAACTGCATTTTTTTCCAAAAATCCTCTTGCACCTGCTGAAATCTGGCATTAGACACCCGCTCACCGATGGGGTGTGGCCAAGTGGTAAGGCAACAGTTTTTGGTACTGAAGATCGTAGGTTCGAATCCTACCACCCCAGCCATTTTTCCACATATTATGATGCTTTTTAAGGGTCTGGCTCCTCTGGCCACAGTCGGCGTATCGGTGTGGCCAACTGATACCTCGCGGCATATTCGTCTCTAGGTGAAGACCGAGGGGAGGCGCGCTCTACGGTTGTAGTCTCGCTCTGTTCAGCTGCGATATCCGTGCTGAATGCCTCTGGTGCTCGTCAAATCAGAATGGATAAGAGGCAAATACTATTTAAATTTTAATATATTTTACAAAGCGGTATCGATTTTCGAACCGTTGCAGGCCCTGTATTCATTTTGTTTCAACCATAACAGCCTAACCTGATGCACCCATCGAGACGCGGCAGGCCCACCGGCGCGCACTCGAGGAACGGTAGACTCGGAGGCTGGCCATGACGGTTGGGTATCTTGTCACTCTTGGCGACGGCACACTGGATGCCGGCGACGGGATTTCTGCGAACCAATCCAACTTTACTTCAGCCGATGTCATCGGGACTGGCAGCTGGACCTGGAGCGGTGTCTATCAGGGCGACGGTCAGACCTACTCAAACATCAGTGACACTGGCACCTATCACTATGGAAGTGACGGGAATGTCTATTTTGTTCCAGATACTTGGTACACGACCAGCGGATCCGGCAGTGCGACGACGATCCCTGCCAATTCGATGTCGGGCACATCGGGTAATGACGCAATCAACGGCGACGCCAATGACAATGTTATCTATGGCGGTGATGGTGATGACTACCTGACCGGCTCCTCGGGCGATGACATTATCTTCGGCGGCGAGGGGAACGATAACTACGATACCGATACCGGCAATGACACCTTCTACGGTGAGGGCGGCGATGACTGGGTTGCAATCTATGACAACATGGATGGCGAATCGCTCTACGGTGGCGAAACCGGAGAGACCCTGGGCGATATGCTTGAGGTCTACGGCGATTATGCGGGTGTTGATGTCAACGTCACCTTTACCGGCGATGGGGACGGAACCGTCACATTTGCGGGGCAGACGGCCTATTTCTGGGAGTTTGAGCGGTTCTATCTCCATTCGGGAGACGACACGCTGGACGGCTCTGCGGCGACTTCGGCGCTCAACGTGCAAACCGGCAGCGGTGCCAACAGTGTTACGGGTGGGGCTGGTGATGACACGATATCGACCGGCGCGGGAGCGGATGTGGTCGACGGCGGCGCAGGCGACGATCTTGTCTGGGCCGGGGTAGGGGCCGACACGGTTGACGGCGGTGCCGGGGCCGACAGGCTCTTTGGTCAGGACGACAACGACCTCATCTACGGTGGCACAGGGTCTGACACCATCGATGGGGGTTTGGGCGACGACACGATCTACGGGGGTGAAAACCCGGCAACTTCGGTCGGCGGAAGCAATACCGCAGGGAACACCTATACGGTCATTCATCTTGGGACGGCGTCCGAGGTCGACAGCGTCGAGGGGAACGCCGCCAACGAAAACCCGAACGCTCTACTGGGGACATACGGGAGCGCGGGGGCAGAGCTATATAACAACTTCCAGACTGCCATCGCGTCAGACGATAATGCGAATACGCGCATCGACTTCGATGACGAAGCCGCGCCGGAAACGATCAATATCAACGGTGTAGACAAGCTCGTCGACACCGGCATGGTCTATAACGCAACGGTAACGTTCACCGACGGCACCACCGGGACGTTCACGGCTGTGGTCATCCAGACCACGGACGGCCACGTCTACATGATGCCGGAAGTCTCGAACAACGCCGAGAACGTTCTTCTAACCAGCAAGACGATCGAGAGTATTTCGCTTGATAGTGTCGTTGTCGGCTACTCAAACGTCACCGCAACCCGGGTAGATGCCGACTATGCTCTGCCGGGTGACACGGATACCTCGGGCGACAGCATCATTGGCGGCGCCGGCGCAGACGTCATCTATGGCGGTGCCGGGAATGACACCATTGCGGGCGGAACCGGCGCTGACAGCATAGATGCCGGGGACGACGCGGACCTCATCCTTCTCCAGGATGGCTTCGGCAACGACACCATTGTTGGTGGTGAAGGGGGCAACGACAGCGATACGCTTTCCATGTCGAGCCTGACCGGGCCAGTGACTGTGACCTATACCGGCGACGAGATGGGGACGATCACCAACGGAACCGATACGGTCAGTTTCTCGGAGATCGAGCGTCTGAACCTGACCGAGCAGGCCGATGTCGTGAATGCCAGCGCGGATAGTGCCGGGGTCGATATAGATGCTCGAGGCGGTGACGACACCATAACCGGCGGCGCGGGGGCCGATTCCATCAAGGGTGGCAGCGGCAGCGATTCCATCGTTGCCGGGGCTGGTGCTGATACGATTGTTGGCGGCATTGGCGACGACACCATTCGGCTGACTGCGGATTCAGATCGCGATCAGCTGGTGTTGGCCGATGGGGCGGGATCCGATCTGATCTATGATTTCGATCTGACGGACAGCGGTGACGGGACCACGGTTGATCAGCTGGATGTTTCAGGGCTCACCAATTTGGCTGGAGATCCAGTCAAAATCGGTGATGTCGTGGTGACCGATACCAATGGTGACGGGACCGGCGATGCGATCATGACCTTCCCCAATGGGGAGAGCATCACATTGGTCGGGGTGCAGCGATCGCAGGTGGACAACGGGCCCGAAATGCACGCGATGGGCATACCCTGTTTTGCGGCCGGGACGCTGATCCAGACGCCAACCGGGCGCGTCAAGGTCGAAGACCTCAGCCCCGGTGATTGTGTCAGCACAATGTGGGCGGGTGCGCAGCAAATCCTATGGGTTGGGGCATCGTCGTTCACCGCCACGCGCAAGCGCCTATCGGAGGCGCTGATGCCGGTGCGACTGGACCCGGACGCCTTTGGAGGTGAGCGGGCGCTGCTTGTTTCGCCTCAGCATTGCGTCCTGATGAAACAGCGCAGTAGCGGGCGCCCGGTGCATGTGCGCGCCAAGCATCTGGCACAGGTAACGGGATCTGCATCGTTCGCACGGGAGGTGACGCAGGTTACCTATGTTCATGTACTACTGAAAAAGCACGAGAATATCCTGTCGAACGGAATCCCCAGCGAGACGTTTTATCCCGGCCCTATGGCGGTCTCCACGCTTGGCCCGGCAGATCGCCTGGGACTGTTTAAATGCCTGCCGCAGCTGATCCTCCATCCGGTAGAGCAGGCTTATGGGCCTCGTGTTCTGCCCGTTCTGACACGCCGGGAAGTGCAATCACTGGCCCGCGCCGGAGACCTGGTGCCCTGGCTGATCGGTGACATATCTCGGCACCCGCCCGCGGAGCAGTGGGCCGAGACGGGCGGCTGGCAGGCAATGTATTCGCCGCGGTACAGCTTTCAATCCGGCGCCGCAGCAGGGTAGGCAGTCGTCTC includes:
- a CDS encoding branched-chain amino acid ABC transporter permease, which codes for MRIQFKTSYDHDIRLFPDRHSLLVYGALIVLALALPLLINEFYIGEVTNVLIWAIAGLGLMLLTGQTGQASLGHAAFLAIGCYANTILIEQGVPFVLAFPLAGVLTGVVGAIIAIPALRLHGIYLAIATIALSILADDIIVLLEPWTGGVSGKFPDVIRLFGIEIERWTMPVRFYYLVLGVTVISTLFYRNLLRSPLGRAFAAVRDSEVSATAMGVHIARTKATAFGLSCMITGWAGALMGYYAGAFNNETFSLVISITLLMMIVIGGLGSIHGAFFGAVVVAFLPQGLSILKDSVLGSGVAIPGLETGVFGMILILFILFEPMGLYGRWLKIRIWFELFPFARKDMFRRQKSYLKTERLR
- a CDS encoding ABC transporter ATP-binding protein — encoded protein: MSLLEIEHATLKFGGVVAVNDLSFSVEEGEVYAIVGPNGAGKSTVFNLISRFYQPHSGQFRFDGRDLLQCNADAVADLGIARTFQNIELFDHATVLQNLLVGRHRHRRTTLIEELFFAPRVRREERLHRAAVEEVIDFLDLQAYRNKMIAGLPYGIRKVVELGRALASGPRLLLLDEPASGLSVEETQDMRWWIDDIRKQMGITVLMVEHDMGLVSSVSDRVLALADGAKLAEGTPAEVQADPAVIEAYLGAGAV
- a CDS encoding ABC transporter ATP-binding protein; its protein translation is MGAALLDIRNLESFYGPIMAIRGVSLSVQAGQIVTVLGANGAGKSTLLKTISGIMDPEKGTVSFDGEEIQGEEPHRIVRRGIVHVPEGREVFPLLSVDENLTLGAYTRRDQAEIERDRQMVFDYFPILAERRHQEAGTLSGGQQQMLAIGRGLMLRPRIMLLDEPSLGLSPLLVQEIFGILKRLNRDEGVTMMLVEQNARIALELAHVGYVMEIGRIVMDGSADRLMDSEDIKAFYLGHQEAGQRSEKRWKRKKTWR
- a CDS encoding AMP-dependent synthetase/ligase, producing MDARTAVTQTASAADITTQAGGDAAPLPQVELNGASYNATPGQRPVMVDGCDTVAKLFSLRCHQLGKRTAHREKDMGIWKAYSWQDYWDHAEKIGLGLMALGLERGEVVSILSEDRKEWLYLDMGIQGAGAIASGVYTTDSAQQLAYLINDSGSRFLVVENDEQLDKFLEIEAEVPHLRWVIILERDGLHDLEHDRCLFLDQLYDQGAAFKMANPTAFEDAVARSRPDETALLIYTSGTTGLPKGAMLSHENILATMESGARALECYATDEQLCFLPLCHILERNVSVYLPMAAGSTVNFAESPETVFDNMQEVSPATFFAVPRVWEKVYSRVLVLAQEATWLGRWAFGRAVAAGAARAEYVLAAKPVPAGIALRYRIWDMLVLRNLRRMLGLDRLRRGGTGAAPISPELLRWYWSIGVPLIEGYGMTENAGLTAANRVLSHRPGTVGQAVPGVDIRIAVDGEIQLWGLNNFQGYWRKPEKTAETYTEDGWLRTGDVGRLDEDGFLTITGRIKDIIITAGGKNITPAEIESRLKFSHYISDAVVIGDRRKFLTCLIMIDQENVEKFAQDRKIPFSDFASLCAAEPVVDLIRGEVDAVNRDFARVEQIKDFRLINVLLTAEDDELTATMKLKRGLVEKKHKNLIDQMY
- a CDS encoding ABC transporter substrate-binding protein, with translation MKRWTAGFIGAALAAGLAPQAMAQTQGVSDSEIVLGSVNDLSGIFAAVGVPAVNGANLRFDEANANGGIHGRQIRFVVEDNGYQIPRAMQGYNKLLNRDQVFAMLLSLGTPMNIAGFKLLDPKGIPNISPLTAARQMLQEPIDNKFIGFSSYYDQVRAGVTYLAEEFDAKEVCSMYIPSDFGKEIKEGSQDVAAELGLSFAAETTHKPDELDFVGSLTKLKSEGCDIITMALGVRQGITVVGTAKKLGWTEAKFLNTSAGFLEVVAAVPGGVTEGLYAAAGWADLIARAEDDVPAKFMADYEAKFGQPAGGFAMLGYSAANTVVNALEAAGPDLAHESFIKGMESLDFFDALTDTQITYGPDDHRGADVIVISVVENGVWKELSRK